The Pecten maximus chromosome 11, xPecMax1.1, whole genome shotgun sequence genome has a segment encoding these proteins:
- the LOC117338640 gene encoding putative ankyrin repeat protein RF_0381 translates to MPLLYKVVDCEIRPKLYPVIDFSCRSDNVVNVDKDVISLIEAVKSDELERVRNYLGVIKQNKADIQSVVNGANDKHETALCSAVIKKNLDICKLLINNGSDVDQQAKIPPFYLRLSPISQAVIQNSVDIVKLLLSHNCQKDRVDDYGKSAISYAVSNNYVAMVTFLLESGCDINSFIPESGYSLLHDACSKENLEIVKILLKWGADPSALEVKERTTPGFFTNKIEIHQQLINFGSDINAASRSGETVLHMAIIHGNVQLVEFLLKHGAFMNARHVKFLYSTGNLLCKVTFQDPLELAAEQHYFNICQVLVQHGCITEQPHSENKELWCRLLNSRDNDLLLTLLYDCLPLSSRDVRRSDLKVLWQDIIDLRPQVPKGVPDLKALCRFKLRKHLKELCLGRSISGSITRLPLPPILKEYVMLRVF, encoded by the exons ATGCCACTTCTCTACAAAGTTGTTGACTGTGAAATTCGACCGAAACTGTATCCTGTGATTGACTTTTCGTGTCGATCGGACAATGTTGTCAACGTTGACAAAGATGTTATTTCTTTAATTGAGGCTGTTAAATCTGACGAGCTAGAGCGAGTGCGGAACTATCTGGGtgtcataaaacaaaataaggCAGATATACAAAGTGTTGTCAATGGAGCAAACGATAAGCATGAAACAGCTTTGTGCTCGGCTGTTATCAAG aaaaATCTTGACATCTGCAAACTGCTAATCAACAATGGTTCTGATGTCGACCAACAAGCCAAAATTCCTCCATTTTATCTGAGGCTGTCTCCAATCAGTCAGGCTGTCATTCAAAACTCTGTCGACATTGTTAAGCTCCTTCTAAGTCATAACTGCCAAAAAGATCGAGTCGATGATTATGG GAAGTCGGCCATTAGTTATGCTGTCTCCAATAACTACGTTGCTATGGTGACTTTCCTTCTTGAGTCTGGGTGTGACATCAACAGTTTCATCCCAGAGTCTGGATACTCTCTTTTACATGATGCCTGTTCTAAAGAAAACTTGGAAATTGTAAAG ATTCTGCTGAAGTGGGGAGCTGATCCCAGTGCTCTTGAGGTGAAAGAACGTACAACTCCTGGattttttacaaacaaaatagaaattCATCAGCAGTTGATTAACTTTGGAAGTGACATTAATGCAGCCAGTCGGTCAGGTGAAACTGTTTTACACATGGCCATTATACATGGAAATGTACAGCTTGTTGAATTCCTCCTAAAGCATGGTGCTTTCATGAATGCTAGGCATGTCAAGTTTTTATACTCTACAGGAAACCTTCTATGTAAAGTAACTTTCCAGGATCCTCTGGAGCTTGCAGCAGAGCAGCATTACTTCAATATATGTCAAGTTCTGGTACAACATGGATGCATTACTGAACAGCCTCATTCTGAAAATAAGGAATTGTGGTGTCGGTTGCTTAACAGTCGAGACAACGACTTACTGTTAACATTGTTGTatgattgtctccccttgtcATCCAGAGACGTTAGAAGGTCAGATTTAAAAGTTCTCTGGCAAGATATCATTGACCTCAGACCACAGGTCCCTAAGGGTGTTCCAGACTTGAAGGCGTTGTGCCGTTTCAAATTACGAAAACATCTGAAGGAGCTTTGTTTAGGACGTAGTATAAGTGGTTCCATCACACGTCTACCTCTACCTCCCATCTTAAAGGAGTATGTAATGCTCCGTGTCTTCTGA
- the LOC117338472 gene encoding LOW QUALITY PROTEIN: protein arginine N-methyltransferase 7-like (The sequence of the model RefSeq protein was modified relative to this genomic sequence to represent the inferred CDS: deleted 1 base in 1 codon): MKHVGRHMKTFFKQLLRSYRADFPCNNRNMSTFVSIINPVTGKTDWSLQNDDYDFHQEIARSAYADMLHDTERNQKYYSALRQAVGILRERGERIHVLDIGTGTGLLSMMAATLGADQVTACEAFSPMAECAKKGILQNGFADKIKLIPKRSTEILVGKDGDMESRANILITEVFDTELIGEGGIGTFTHAHKELLQNDCIVVPSVANMYVQPVRSDLVRRWRDILPIKMGGCDSINTPAELTNCGGAPSLHDLQLDQIPRDQFEVISAPIKVFRFDFSGKTPLPFENQSQNVVKSLTSGQVDGVFMWWDLEMDTQGEINLSCAPSWAHPNIEELQWRDHWMQAIYYPSIPLEVNKGEEVKVISYHDEYSLCFEVAKESSEKEDCHKEGGPVGSCGTHICFSRGRIGMMNDPVRRRIYEEILQKNVTSNTTCLCLGDGNIMALMAATLGCKKVFTVEANPSIRKVMESFIRKNGLGEVVTVLTKNPGALTPVDLGDCKVDLVLGEPYFQSSVLPWHNISHWYNIDQLSNILVDEAKIFPAAMTIKAMAVDFTDLWKIRAPVGMCEGFNLQVFDDLIERSSDIADETVEPQPLWEYPCTARSDVVDIYNFQYTSSWDETAVAVTKILNLQSEGRCNGVVLWADFDFGQNCVVSTGPREGSHVGKEVKWDIYTRQGVHLLKQPITSGSMGKDPEVKQAVHVTFNFRPKQGDLEFTFKSYS; the protein is encoded by the exons ATGAAACACGTTGGGCGTcacatgaaaacattttttaagcAGTTGTTGAGGTCATACAGAGCTGATTTCCCGTGTAATAATAGAAACATGAGCACATTTGTGTCGATTATCAATCCGGTGACCGGGAAAACTGACTGGAGTCTACAGAATGACGACTATGACTTCCATCAAGAAATTGCAAG GTCAGCATATGCTGATATGCTACATGACACTGAAAGG AATCAGAAGTATTACTCTGCCTTGCGTCAGGCAGTTGGGATTCTCCGTGAACGTGGAGAGAGGATTCATGTCCTTGATATTGGCACAGGAACAGGACTTTTGTCCATGATGGCCGCCACCCTAGGAGCTGACCAGGTGACTGCATGTGAG GCTTTCTCTCCTATGGCAGAGTGTGCCAAGAAGGGGATCCTACAAAATGGTTTTGCTGACAAAATAAAGTTGATACCAAAACGTTCTACAGAAATCTTGGTGGGGAAAG ATGGAGATATGGAATCACGCGCAAATATCTTGATCACAGAGGTGTTTGATACAGAACTGATTGGAGAAGGGGGTATTGGAACATTTACACATGCTCACAAAGAACTTTTACAG aatGACTGTATTGTGGTGCCATCTGTTGCTAACATGTACGTACAGCCTGTCAGATCTGACCTGGTCCGGCGATGGCGGGACATACTGCCAATCAAAATGGGGGGATGTGATAGCATCAATACACCTGCTGAGTTGACTAATTGTGGAGGCGCTCCATCCTTGCATGACCTTCAATTAGACCAGATACCTCGAGACCAGTTTGAGGTCATCTCTGCTCCAATCAAAGTATTCAG GTTTGATTTCAGTGGCAAGACACCTCTACCGTTCGAGAATCAATCCCAAAATGTTGTTAAATCCCTGACGTCTGGACAAGTGGATGGTGTGTTTATGTGGTGGGATCTCGAAATGGACACTCAAGGAGAAATAAACCTTAGCTGTGCACCTAGCTGGGCCCACCCAAATATTGAAGAATTACAG TGGAGAGATCACTGGATGCAGGCAATTTACTATCCCAGCATTCCATTAGAGGTCAACAAAGGGgaagaggtcaaggtcattagtTACCATGACGAGTACAGTCTGTGTTTTGAAGTTGCCAAGGAATCAAG tgAAAAAGAAGACTGTCACAAAGAGGGAGGCCCTGTAGGCAGCTGTGGAACTCATATCTGTTTTAGTAGGGGTCGGATCGGTATGATGAATGACCCAGTCAGGAGACGAATTTATGAGGAGATTCTTCAAAAG AATGTTACAAGCAACACAACCTGCCTTTGTTTAGGTGATGGTAACATTATGGCATTGATGGCTGCAACACTTGGCTGTAAAAAG GTGTTTACAGTGGAGGCTAACCCCAGTATAAGGAAGGTAATGGAGTCATTTATCAGGAAGAATGGCCTTGGAGAGGTGGTTACCGTGCTGACCAAGAACCCGGGGGCTCTCACACCTGTAGACTTAGGGGACTGTAAG GTTGACCTTGTGTTGGGAGAGCCATACTTCCAGAGTTCTGTATTACCGTGGCACAACATTTCCCATTGGTACAATATAGATCAGCTATCTAACATTTTGGTGGATGAGGCAAAAATATTCCCTGCTGCAATGACAATAAAAGCAATGGCCGTGGACTTTACAGACTTGTGGAAGATACGGGCCCCTGTTGGAATGTGTGAAGGATTCAATCTACAAGTATTCGATGATTTGATAGAG CGGTCATCCGACATCGCTGATGAGACTGTAGAACCACAGCCCTTATGGGAGTAC CCTTGTACTGCTCGGagtgatgttgttgatatttacaacTTCCAGTATACTTCATCTTGGGACGAAACTGCTGTAGCTGTGACAAAAATACTCAATTTACAAAG TGAGGGACGCTGTAATGGTGTGGTGCTGTGGGCAGACTTTGACTTTGGCCAGAACTGTGTTGTGAGCACTGGACCAAGGGAAGGGTCACATGTAGGAAAGGAAGTGAAGTGGGACATCTATACTCGACAAGGTGTCCATCTTCTAAAGCAGCCCATTACCTCTGGGAGTATGGGGAAGGATCCTGAAGTAAAGCAGGCAGTTCATGTGACATTCAATTTCAGACCAAAACAAGGAGACCTGGAATTTACTTTCAAATCATATAGCTGA
- the LOC117338473 gene encoding arp2/3 complex-activating protein rickA-like: MVPTNMVPTDMVPTDMVPTNMVPTNIVPTNMVPTDMVPTNMVPTNMVTNIMVPTNMVPTNMVPTNMVPNIMVPTNMVPTDMVPTNMVPTNMVPTDMVPTNMVPTDMVPTNMVPTDIVPTDMVPTDIVPTNIVPTNMVPTNVVPTNIVPTNIVPTNIVPTNMVPTNVVPNIMVPTDMVPTDMVPTNMVPNNMVPNNMVPTDMVPTNMVPTNMVPTNMVPTIVVPTNMVPTNIVPTDMVPTNMVPTDMVPTNMVPTNMVPTIMVPTNMVPTDMVPTNMVPTNMVPTDMVPTNMVPTNMVPTDIVPTNMVPNIMVPTNMVHTNMVPTDMVPTFMVPPFHKVYFVFALPILIFKVFVLL, from the coding sequence ATGGTACCCACCAACATGGTACCCACCGACATGGTACCCACCGACATGGTACCCACCAACATGGTACCCACCAACATAGTACCCACCAACATGGTACCCACCGACATGGTACCCACCAACATGGTACCAACCAACATGGTAACCAACATCATGGTACCCACCAACATGGTACCAACCAACATGGTACCCACCAACATGGTACCCAACATCATGGTACCCACCAACATGGTACCCACCGACATGGTACCCACCAACATGGTACCCACCAACATGGTACCCACCGACATGGTACCCACCAACATGGTACCCACAGACATGGTACCCACCAACATGGTACCCACCGACATAGTACCCACCGACATGGTACCCACCGACATAGTACCCACCAACATAGTACCCACCAACATGGTACCAACCAACGTAGTACCCACCAACATAGTACCCACCAACATAGTACCCACCAACATAGTACCCACCAACATGGTACCAACCAACGTAGTACCCAACATCATGGTACCCACCGACATGGTACCCACTGACATGGTACCAACCAACATGGTACCCAACAACATGGTACCCAACAACATGGTACCCACCGACATGGTGCCAACCAACATGGTACCCACCAACATGGTACCCACCAACATGGTACCCACCATCGTAGTACCCACCAACATGGTACCCACCAACATAGTACCCACCGACATGGTACCAACCAACATGGTACCCACCGACATGGTACCAACCAACATGGTACCCACCAACATGGTACCCACAATCATGGTACCCACCAACATGGTACCCACCGACATGGTACCCACCAACATGGTACCTACCAACATGGTACCCACCGACATGGTACCCACCAACATGGTACCCACCAACATGGTACCCACCGACATAGTACCCACCAACATGGTACCCAACATCATGGTACCCACCAACATGGTACACACCAACATGGTACCCACCGACATGGTACCCACCTTCATGGTACCACCATTCCATaaagtatattttgtctttgctTTACCAATACTTATCTTCAaggtgtttgttttgttataa